GCTTTAACAACTTGACCTTTTTTAATTTTTCCAGTTGGAAGAGCTTTTTTAACAGAAGCAACAATAACATCACCAACAGTTGCATATCTTCTTTTAGAACCACCTAAAACTTTGATACACATAATCTCTTTAGCACCTGTGTTATCTGCTACATTTAATCTTGTAAAACTTTGAATCATTATTTAACTCCTGTAGCAAGGATTGTCTTTAATCTAAAAGATTTAGTTTTTGACAATGGTCTACATTCAACTGCAACTACAGTGTCTCCAACATTTAATTCATTTTTTTCATCATGAATTAAATATTTTTTAAATCTTTTTACAGTTTTGTGATACTTTGGGTGTAAAACTGATCTTGTAACTAAAACAGAAGCTGTTTTATCACCTGATCTTTTTACTACTACACCTTGAATCTCTCTTTTATGTGTCATACTAGATCCTTAGTTAGCTTTTGAAGCTGTAATAGCTGTCTGAATTCTAGCAATATCTTTTTTTGCTGTTCTTAGTTCAGAAGTATTAGTCAACTGCATAGTTTTTAGCTTAGCTTTTAATTCAAAAAGAAGCACCTTTTTCTCTTTTAATAGTACTTGTAATTCATTCAAGTTTTTATCTTTTAAATCAGTATAGTTCATTTTCGCTATCTCTTGTTACAATTTTAGTTTTAAAAGGTAATTTGTGCATAGCTAAAGCTAAAGCTTCTCTTGCTAACTCTTCACCAACACCTGCCATTTCAAAACAAATTCTTCCTGGCTTAATGTTCATTACCCATTTATCAACTGAACCTTTACCTTTACCCATTCTTGTTTCTAATGGTTTTGCAGTAAGTGGTTTATCAGGGAATACCATAATCCAAACTTTCGCTTGTCTTTTAACTTTTCTAGTCATTGCAATTCTTGATGCTTCAATTTGTCTTGAATCAATTCTACCATGCTCTAGAGCTTTAATTCCGAAATC
The Aliarcobacter faecis genome window above contains:
- the rpsQ gene encoding 30S ribosomal protein S17, which translates into the protein MTHKREIQGVVVKRSGDKTASVLVTRSVLHPKYHKTVKRFKKYLIHDEKNELNVGDTVVAVECRPLSKTKSFRLKTILATGVK
- the rpmC gene encoding 50S ribosomal protein L29, translated to MNYTDLKDKNLNELQVLLKEKKVLLFELKAKLKTMQLTNTSELRTAKKDIARIQTAITASKAN
- the rplP gene encoding 50S ribosomal protein L16; its protein translation is MLIPKRTKFRKMMKGRNRGQAHRGNSLAYGDFGIKALEHGRIDSRQIEASRIAMTRKVKRQAKVWIMVFPDKPLTAKPLETRMGKGKGSVDKWVMNIKPGRICFEMAGVGEELAREALALAMHKLPFKTKIVTRDSENELY